The Saccharothrix violaceirubra genome segment GCATCGTGACGATCTCCGTGATCGGCCTGCTGTTCAACCTGCTCCTCGTGTCGCTGGAGCGCCGCTTCACGTCGTGGAAGGGGAACCGGTGATCACGGCGGACGTCCTGGTCGTCGGCGGCGGTCCGGCGGCGACCTGGGCGGCACTGGACGCCGCGCGGGCCGGTGCGGACGTCGTGCTGGCGGACAAGGGGTACTGCGGGACGAGCGGCGCCACGGCCTCGGTCGGCACGGGCGTCTGGTACGTGCCGCCGGACCCGGCCGCGCGCGAAGCCGCGATGGCGAGCCGTGAGGCGCTCGGCGGCTACCTGGCGGACCGGCGGTGGATGGGCCGGGTGCTCGACCAGACCTACGCCAACGTCGCCGACCTGGCCGCGACCGGGCGCTACCCGTTCCCGGTCGGTCCGGACGGCGCACAACTGCGCACCGGGTTGCAGGGACCCGAGTACATGCGGCGGATGCGCGTGCTGGTCCGCCGGGCCGGGGTGCGCATCCTGGACCACAGCCCGGTGACCGAGCTGCTCGTGGACGACGACGGCGCCGTGGCGGGGGCCGCCGGGTACCGCAGGCAGGAGCACGAGGACTACGCGGTACGGGCGGGCGCGGTCGTGCTCGCCACCGGCGGGTGCGCCTTCCTCAGCAAGGCGTTGGGCTGCGACGTGAACACGGGCGACGGCGCGTTGTTCGCCGCCGAGGCCGGTGCCGAGCTGTCGGGCATGGAGTTCTCCAACGCGTACGGCATCGCGCCCGAGGGCACGTCGGTGACCAAGACCGCGTTCTACTCCTACGCCACGTTCTACCGCGAGGACGGCGGCGTGCTGGAAGGCGCGGGCAGTCAGCGTGGCCGGTCGGTGATCGCACGGACGTTGCTGACCGGCGAGAAGGTGTACTGCCGGCTCGACCTGGCCGACGACGCGGCGCAGCGGGCGATGCGCCTGGCCCAGCCCAACTTCTTCCTGCCCTTCGACCGCCAGGGCATCGACCCCTTCACCGACCGGTTCGCGGTGACGCTCCTGCTGGAGGGCACGGTGCGCGGCACCGGCGGCATCCGCGTCGTGGACGACGGGTGCGCGACCACCGTGCCCGGCCTGTACGCGGCGGGGGACGCGGCGACGCGCGAGGAGATCTGCGGCGGCTTCACCGGCGGCGGCAGCCACAACGCGGCGTGGGCGATGTCGTCGGGCACGTGGGCCGGCCGGGCGGCCGCGGCTTACGCGCGTTCGCTGGGTTCGTGGTCAGCCAGGCGCACCGCGCGGCCGGTCGGCGGCGCCGGGTTGCGGCCGACCGGGAAGCCGGTCGACGGGCACCGCGAGGTCGTGCGGGCCGTCCAGGACCAGGTCATGCCGTACGACAAGAACTACCTGCGGCACGGCGACGTGCTGTCCCACGCGGTGAAGGAACTGGACGACGTGTGGGTCGACGCGCGGCGCACGCTGCACGGCGACGTGGTCCGGTCACGCCAGGCCGCCGCCATGGTCGCGCACGCCCGGTGGATGTACCGGTCGGCGCTGGCCCGCACGGAGACCAGGGGCATGGCCAAGCGGCTGGACTTCCCGGCGCAGGACCCGGCCCAGCATCACCGGATCGTGACCGGCGGCCTGGACGAGGTGTGGACGGCGGTGGGGTCGTGATCGAACTCGTGTCGGCCCAGCGGTGCATCGCGTGCGACAAGTGCGTGAAAGTGTGCCCTACCAACGTGTTCGACCTCGGCGCCGACGGCATTCCGGTGATCGCGCGGCAGGACGACTGCCAGACGTGTTTCCAGTGCGAGGCCAACTGCCCGGTCGACGCGCTGTTCGTGGCGCCCACGACCGCACCGTTGCCCGTGCCGCCGACCGTCGACGACCTCGGCGGCCTGCTGGGCGGCTACCGCGCGCAGATCGGCTGGGGTCGGGGGCGCACACCCGGCGCGGCGCGGGCCGTCGGCCCGCCCCTGGGACCGACCGGTCGGTCGTCGCTCCTCGCGTGACCCACTCTGGGTCGTATCGGAAGTCCCGTTCGGCCCAGTCGCCCCGATATCGAAAGACTGACCCCTATCACCTAACGCCACTCACCCGAACAGACCAGTAACCACACCCGTTCGCACTCGATTCCTTCCCGTGAGTACACGACGCGGAAGGACGTGAGGGCGTTGAGACCCAGGCTTCTCG includes the following:
- a CDS encoding FAD-binding protein is translated as MITADVLVVGGGPAATWAALDAARAGADVVLADKGYCGTSGATASVGTGVWYVPPDPAAREAAMASREALGGYLADRRWMGRVLDQTYANVADLAATGRYPFPVGPDGAQLRTGLQGPEYMRRMRVLVRRAGVRILDHSPVTELLVDDDGAVAGAAGYRRQEHEDYAVRAGAVVLATGGCAFLSKALGCDVNTGDGALFAAEAGAELSGMEFSNAYGIAPEGTSVTKTAFYSYATFYREDGGVLEGAGSQRGRSVIARTLLTGEKVYCRLDLADDAAQRAMRLAQPNFFLPFDRQGIDPFTDRFAVTLLLEGTVRGTGGIRVVDDGCATTVPGLYAAGDAATREEICGGFTGGGSHNAAWAMSSGTWAGRAAAAYARSLGSWSARRTARPVGGAGLRPTGKPVDGHREVVRAVQDQVMPYDKNYLRHGDVLSHAVKELDDVWVDARRTLHGDVVRSRQAAAMVAHARWMYRSALARTETRGMAKRLDFPAQDPAQHHRIVTGGLDEVWTAVGS
- a CDS encoding 4Fe-4S dicluster domain-containing protein is translated as MIELVSAQRCIACDKCVKVCPTNVFDLGADGIPVIARQDDCQTCFQCEANCPVDALFVAPTTAPLPVPPTVDDLGGLLGGYRAQIGWGRGRTPGAARAVGPPLGPTGRSSLLA